The following are from one region of the Bacteroidales bacterium genome:
- a CDS encoding patatin-like phospholipase family protein, whose amino-acid sequence MRQRFTQYIFLFFLFLLTTSLVQAQKVAVVLSGGGAKGVCHIGVLKALEEACIPIDYIAGTSMGAIIGGLYAAGYSPSDMENIISSEEFNEWVTGKIESKYYYFFRQSYPDASWMTFRFRYDSVLQTQLPTNIVSPVRMDFAFLELFGSASAAANYNFDSLMVPFRCVAADVDENKSIVLKSGDLGSAIRASMTFPFYFKPIRIDGKLLFDGGMYNNFPSDVAYEDFFPDIIIGSKASSNARPPSDDNVVSQLTNMLMEKSKYDVICESGVMIEPELKAVNVIDFSHSREFIDSGYVAAQRMLPEIRKFVLDSVSQEQRSALRSAFNQKKPYYDIKKYSISGLTDGQYTYVKKLLQHELPRKYRYRAILDTTTLEEVKGEYFRLLAENRVSHTYPQIHYSPELKGYELHIQASRENNVTADFGGNISSKANNEVFLRLQYTYWSKIATSMEFNAYIGRFYNSVKLGGRVEFPSRIPFFLESSYIGNRFNYMNTSNTYFFDYETPVYLKHGENYWDFRFGFPIKHKTKIELALNVGQIIDSYYQTNTFTSKDTLDKTTIEFYSPLFAIESNSLNRKQYANKGERFYSQVRFISSMEEHKPGSTGLERTDFEQAHNYIQANICYEKYFSKRGPYTGGFYLEAMMSFQHLFRNYTSTLLASPGFSPIPEMATLFLPTFRNPVYFAAGQRNILTLWKNVDMRIEGFVMIPYRQLLQDNNRQAKYGPVFNYLNYAGSTSLIYQSPIGPLSVSYSYFGKEEKPYSFFLNIGYILFNRQALN is encoded by the coding sequence ATGCGACAAAGGTTTACTCAATACATTTTTCTCTTTTTTCTTTTCTTGCTGACCACTTCCCTGGTGCAAGCACAGAAGGTAGCTGTTGTACTAAGTGGAGGAGGTGCTAAAGGGGTTTGTCACATTGGTGTTTTGAAAGCCCTGGAAGAAGCGTGTATTCCCATTGACTATATTGCAGGCACCTCCATGGGGGCGATTATTGGAGGCTTGTATGCAGCAGGGTATTCTCCATCCGATATGGAGAATATCATCTCCTCCGAAGAATTTAATGAATGGGTTACCGGAAAGATTGAATCAAAGTACTATTATTTCTTCCGGCAATCATACCCTGATGCATCATGGATGACCTTCAGGTTCAGGTATGATTCTGTGCTTCAAACTCAACTACCAACAAATATTGTTTCTCCGGTCAGAATGGATTTTGCTTTCCTTGAGCTGTTTGGAAGTGCTTCAGCGGCTGCAAACTACAATTTTGACAGCCTGATGGTCCCATTTCGTTGTGTTGCAGCTGATGTGGATGAAAATAAATCGATAGTTCTTAAATCAGGGGATCTTGGTTCTGCTATCCGGGCATCCATGACATTTCCTTTTTACTTTAAACCCATTCGCATTGACGGGAAATTGCTGTTCGATGGCGGAATGTATAATAACTTTCCTTCAGATGTAGCCTACGAAGATTTCTTCCCGGACATAATTATCGGAAGTAAAGCATCCAGTAATGCCCGTCCACCCTCCGATGACAATGTGGTTTCCCAGCTTACAAATATGCTGATGGAGAAATCAAAATATGATGTGATTTGTGAAAGTGGGGTAATGATTGAACCTGAACTCAAAGCTGTAAATGTGATAGATTTTTCACATTCCAGGGAGTTTATTGATAGCGGGTATGTTGCAGCTCAGCGAATGCTTCCTGAGATCAGGAAGTTTGTACTGGATTCGGTTTCACAGGAACAGCGTTCTGCTTTGAGAAGTGCATTCAACCAGAAAAAGCCGTATTATGATATAAAAAAATACAGTATTTCCGGGCTCACTGATGGGCAATACACTTATGTGAAGAAATTATTGCAACATGAGCTTCCCCGTAAATATCGCTATCGGGCAATACTAGATACCACTACCCTGGAAGAGGTAAAAGGGGAATATTTCCGATTGCTTGCCGAGAATCGGGTTTCTCATACGTATCCGCAAATCCACTATTCACCCGAACTTAAGGGTTATGAATTGCATATTCAGGCCAGCAGGGAGAATAATGTCACTGCTGATTTCGGTGGAAATATCTCATCTAAAGCCAATAATGAAGTATTTCTCCGCCTTCAATACACCTATTGGTCGAAGATTGCTACTTCCATGGAGTTCAATGCCTACATCGGGCGGTTTTATAATTCTGTTAAGCTGGGAGGCCGTGTTGAATTCCCAAGCCGTATCCCTTTCTTTCTTGAAAGCAGCTATATCGGTAACCGGTTTAATTATATGAATACTTCAAATACCTATTTCTTTGATTATGAAACACCTGTATATTTAAAACATGGGGAAAACTATTGGGACTTCAGGTTCGGTTTCCCGATAAAGCATAAAACTAAAATTGAACTTGCTTTAAATGTTGGTCAGATAATTGACAGCTATTACCAGACCAACACCTTTACTTCGAAAGACACCCTTGATAAAACAACTATTGAGTTTTATAGCCCTTTGTTTGCAATAGAATCCAATTCCTTAAACCGGAAGCAATATGCCAACAAAGGTGAAAGGTTTTATAGCCAGGTCAGGTTTATCTCCTCAATGGAAGAGCATAAACCGGGTTCAACCGGGCTTGAAAGGACTGATTTCGAGCAAGCCCATAATTATATTCAGGCCAATATTTGTTATGAAAAGTACTTTAGTAAAAGAGGCCCATATACCGGAGGATTTTACCTTGAAGCCATGATGTCATTTCAGCATCTCTTCCGGAATTATACATCTACTCTCTTAGCATCACCTGGTTTTAGTCCGATTCCGGAAATGGCTACACTTTTTCTTCCTACCTTCAGAAATCCGGTGTATTTCGCTGCTGGTCAGAGGAATATCCTGACATTGTGGAAAAATGTGGATATGAGGATTGAAGGATTTGTGATGATTCCCTATAGACAACTATTGCAGGATAACAACAGACAGGCAAAATACGGGCCTGTATTTAATTACCTTAATTATGCCGGATCAACTTCTTTGATCTATCAAAGTCCGATCGGCCCCCTAAGTGTTTCATATTCTTATTTTGGGAAAGAAGAAAAGCCATATTCTTTCTTCCTGAATATAGGGTATATCCTTTTTAACCGGCAGGCATTGAATTGA
- a CDS encoding 4Fe-4S binding protein, with protein MNKKISIISHESAAGRTLLAHMLFEAARKNNENTLQLMGYDIEKPDLLNYQQSLRFDATEVFAGFPRIDKDHCKYCGACVSYCECGALHLNRDIPKIEIDPDKCEACGDCVDGCSIHGISRKERLTGYILQGRSNGNFITIGKGEDHHDFLLPLVCALDNYRVPGAISICDLGPGITGKVKIALKNTSLAVIMTRAIQGWERNVSMLREELDKSNIRYSIVVNYFRDEKTCLDEIKNYAALQNIPFLGVIPFLEKLNHENSSTFTALDSELEPIFAQLWKNLLQAIR; from the coding sequence TTGAATAAGAAGATATCCATCATTAGTCATGAAAGTGCCGCAGGGAGGACCTTGCTGGCACATATGCTATTCGAGGCAGCCAGGAAAAACAATGAAAATACCCTTCAACTGATGGGGTATGATATCGAAAAACCTGATTTGTTAAATTACCAGCAATCCCTGAGATTTGATGCTACTGAAGTCTTTGCCGGATTTCCCAGGATCGATAAAGACCACTGTAAATACTGCGGGGCTTGTGTGAGCTATTGTGAATGCGGTGCGCTGCATCTGAACAGGGATATTCCAAAAATCGAGATTGATCCGGACAAATGTGAAGCATGCGGCGATTGTGTGGATGGATGCAGTATACATGGTATTTCACGAAAAGAACGATTGACAGGGTATATACTTCAGGGTCGGTCCAATGGAAATTTTATCACCATTGGAAAAGGGGAGGATCATCATGATTTCCTCTTACCCCTGGTTTGTGCATTGGATAATTACCGGGTGCCTGGTGCTATCTCTATTTGTGACCTGGGTCCGGGTATTACAGGGAAGGTGAAGATCGCACTGAAAAATACATCCCTTGCTGTCATCATGACACGGGCTATCCAGGGTTGGGAAAGAAATGTCAGCATGCTCAGGGAGGAATTGGATAAATCCAACATCCGATATAGTATCGTAGTGAATTATTTCAGGGATGAAAAAACTTGTCTGGATGAGATTAAAAATTATGCTGCATTACAGAATATTCCATTCCTTGGCGTCATCCCTTTCCTTGAGAAATTAAACCATGAAAACTCTTCAACATTTACTGCCCTCGATTCAGAATTGGAACCTATCTTTGCGCAGCTATGGAAAAATCTCCTTCAGGCTATCCGTTGA
- a CDS encoding aminotransferase class I/II-fold pyridoxal phosphate-dependent enzyme, whose product MDSKDLGFNSKLIHGGGFKDPLGSATVPIYQTSTFVFEDADHGARCFSGESDGYIYTRIANPTINALEKQIALLENGFGAIATSSGMGAVNTVYFSFLGQGAHVVSSAAVYGPSRVILEQQYTRFGVEASFVNTADIEEIRKAIRPNTKLIYIETPSNPTMDITDLHACAALGKEHGIPVAVDNTFCSPYLQKPLDMGVDIVLHSMTKFINGHADVVAGIIIARDEALYKKLRSNMVNLGFNMDPHQAYLAIRGLKTLGIRIDRSQQNAMKLASFLENHPKVDWVRYPGLPSHPQYELAKKQMNGPGSMISFELKGGLNAGKTLMNNVKLAILAVSLGGVETLIQHPASMTHSKVSADGKAKAGITDGLVRYSVGIEDVEDLIADLDQALQKV is encoded by the coding sequence ATGGATTCAAAAGACCTTGGTTTTAATTCAAAGCTCATCCATGGCGGTGGCTTTAAAGACCCGTTGGGAAGTGCAACAGTTCCCATTTACCAGACATCAACCTTTGTGTTTGAAGATGCAGATCATGGTGCCAGGTGCTTTTCAGGGGAAAGCGATGGATACATCTATACCCGTATTGCCAATCCTACCATCAATGCGCTTGAGAAACAAATTGCCTTGCTGGAAAATGGGTTTGGAGCCATTGCTACCAGTTCAGGCATGGGAGCAGTGAATACCGTCTATTTCTCTTTTCTTGGCCAGGGTGCCCATGTGGTGAGCTCAGCAGCAGTATATGGGCCATCAAGAGTGATTCTTGAGCAACAATACACCCGTTTCGGTGTTGAAGCCTCTTTTGTGAATACCGCCGATATTGAAGAGATAAGAAAAGCAATCAGACCCAATACAAAGCTGATTTATATCGAAACACCTTCAAATCCTACCATGGATATTACCGATCTCCATGCTTGTGCTGCTCTTGGAAAGGAGCACGGAATTCCCGTTGCTGTGGATAATACCTTCTGTAGCCCTTACCTCCAGAAACCCCTCGATATGGGTGTTGATATTGTTCTACACTCCATGACAAAGTTCATCAATGGTCATGCTGATGTAGTAGCAGGTATTATCATCGCCAGGGATGAAGCCTTGTATAAGAAACTCCGCTCCAATATGGTTAATCTTGGCTTCAATATGGATCCCCACCAGGCATACCTTGCTATCCGCGGACTTAAAACCCTGGGTATCCGTATCGACCGTTCTCAGCAAAATGCAATGAAACTGGCCTCCTTCCTCGAAAACCATCCAAAGGTAGATTGGGTGCGTTATCCTGGTTTACCATCTCATCCACAATATGAGCTGGCCAAAAAACAGATGAATGGCCCGGGTTCAATGATCAGTTTTGAACTGAAAGGTGGACTGAATGCAGGCAAAACACTGATGAATAATGTAAAACTGGCTATCCTGGCTGTTTCTCTCGGTGGGGTTGAAACCCTGATTCAACATCCTGCATCCATGACCCATTCAAAGGTATCTGCTGATGGAAAAGCAAAGGCAGGGATTACCGATGGCCTTGTGCGTTACTCGGTTGGAATTGAAGATGTTGAAGATTTGATTGCTGATCTGGACCAGGCATTGCAAAAAGTGTAA